In a single window of the Streptomyces cinnabarinus genome:
- a CDS encoding ferritin-like domain-containing protein, which produces MSGAKAAELTALQAALAAEHAAVYGYGVVGGRIREGRRGEARGAYDAHRARRDTLVREVLDLGGEPVPAEAGYALPFAVPDSSAAARLAAEVEDRVAGVYSDLVRASTGPRRRTAAEALREAAVRAVRWRGESVAFPGLAERAATGSASATPTA; this is translated from the coding sequence CTGAGCGGGGCCAAGGCCGCGGAACTGACGGCCCTCCAGGCGGCGCTGGCCGCGGAGCACGCGGCGGTGTACGGGTACGGCGTCGTCGGCGGGCGGATCCGCGAGGGCCGCCGCGGCGAGGCCCGGGGCGCGTACGACGCCCATCGGGCCCGGCGGGACACGCTGGTGCGCGAGGTGCTGGACCTGGGCGGGGAGCCGGTGCCCGCGGAGGCGGGTTACGCGCTGCCGTTCGCGGTGCCGGACTCCTCGGCGGCGGCCCGGCTCGCCGCGGAGGTGGAGGACCGGGTGGCCGGGGTCTACTCCGATCTGGTGCGCGCCTCCACGGGGCCGCGGCGGCGTACGGCCGCCGAGGCGCTGCGGGAGGCGGCGGTGCGGGCGGTGCGCTGGCGCGGCGAGAGCGTAGCCTTCCCTGGGCTCGCCGAGCGGGCGGCCACCGGCTCGGCATCGGCGACGCCCACGGCGTGA
- a CDS encoding M50 family metallopeptidase, whose protein sequence is MFILGIVVFAVGLLFSIAWHELGHLSTAKLFGIRVPQYMVGFGPTIWSRKKGETEYGIKAVPFGGYIRMIGMFPPGPDGRLEARSTSPWRGMIEDAREAAFEELKPGDETRLFYTRKPWKRVIVMFAGPFMNLVLAIGLFLTVLMGFGISQQTTSVSSVSQCVIAQSENRDKCEKGDAASPAAAAGLKAGDRIVAFDGVRTDDWNKLSDLIRANPGKEVPIVVERGGQEVTLTAKIATNQVAKKDSSGQIVQGEYVTAGFLGFSAATGIVKQDFGDSVTWMGARVGDAVDSLAALPAKIPALWDAAFGDGEREADSPMGVVGAARVGGEIFTLDIPASQQLAMAVMLVAGFNLSLFLFNMLPLLPLDGGHIAGALWESLRRNVAKVLRRPDPGPFDVAKLMPVAYVVAGIFVCFTLLVLIADVVNPVRIS, encoded by the coding sequence ATGTTCATCCTCGGCATAGTGGTCTTCGCCGTCGGGCTGCTGTTCTCGATCGCGTGGCACGAGCTGGGGCACCTGTCCACCGCCAAGCTCTTCGGCATCCGCGTGCCGCAGTACATGGTCGGCTTCGGCCCGACCATCTGGTCGCGCAAGAAGGGCGAGACGGAGTACGGGATCAAGGCCGTTCCCTTCGGTGGCTACATCCGCATGATCGGCATGTTCCCGCCCGGCCCCGACGGCCGGCTGGAGGCCCGCTCGACCTCCCCCTGGCGCGGCATGATCGAGGACGCCCGCGAGGCCGCGTTCGAGGAACTCAAGCCCGGTGACGAGACCCGCCTCTTCTACACGCGCAAGCCGTGGAAGCGGGTCATCGTGATGTTCGCGGGCCCGTTCATGAACCTGGTCCTCGCCATCGGCCTGTTCCTCACCGTGCTGATGGGCTTCGGCATCTCCCAGCAGACGACCAGCGTCAGCTCGGTCTCGCAGTGCGTCATCGCCCAGAGCGAGAACCGCGACAAGTGCGAGAAGGGCGACGCGGCCTCCCCGGCCGCCGCCGCGGGCCTGAAGGCCGGCGACCGGATCGTCGCCTTCGACGGCGTCCGCACCGACGACTGGAACAAGCTCTCCGACCTGATCCGCGCCAACCCCGGCAAGGAGGTGCCGATCGTCGTCGAGCGAGGCGGCCAGGAGGTCACCCTCACGGCGAAGATCGCCACCAACCAGGTCGCCAAGAAGGACTCCAGCGGGCAGATCGTCCAGGGCGAGTACGTCACCGCGGGCTTCCTCGGCTTCAGCGCCGCCACCGGCATCGTCAAGCAGGACTTCGGTGACTCGGTGACCTGGATGGGCGCCCGGGTCGGCGACGCCGTCGACTCTCTCGCGGCCCTGCCCGCCAAGATCCCGGCCCTGTGGGACGCGGCCTTCGGTGACGGCGAGCGCGAGGCCGACTCACCGATGGGCGTGGTCGGCGCGGCCCGGGTGGGCGGCGAGATCTTCACCCTGGACATCCCGGCGAGCCAGCAGCTGGCGATGGCGGTCATGCTGGTGGCGGGCTTCAACCTGTCCCTGTTCCTCTTCAACATGCTCCCGCTGCTGCCGCTCGACGGCGGCCACATCGCGGGCGCCCTGTGGGAGTCGCTGCGCCGCAACGTCGCCAAGGTGCTGCGCCGCCCGGACCCGGGCCCGTTCGACGTGGCGAAGCTGATGCCGGTGGCCTACGTGGTGGCCGGGATCTTCGTCTGCTTCACCCTCCTCGTCCTGATCGCGGACGTGGTTAACCCGGTGAGAATCTCCTAG
- a CDS encoding proline--tRNA ligase: MANAPVQRMSQLMAKTLRDDPADAEVLSHKLLVRAGYVRRTAAGIWSWLPLGKRVLANVERIVREEMDAIGAQEVLLPALLPREPYDATGRWDEYGQELFRLQDRKGGDYLLGPTHEEIFTLLVKDQASSYKDLPVILYQIQHKYRDEARPRAGILRGREFLMKDSYSFDTEDEGLAQSYALHRQAYQRIFERLGLDYRICAATAGAMGGSKSEEFLAPAEAGEDTFADCPNCDFAANTEAITYELKPVDADGVPALEEIPTPDTPTIETLAAHLGVEAAATLKNLLVKVDGEIVAVGVPGDREVDMGKVEAHFAPAVVEMVTEADFAANRDLVRGYVGPQGLGEKVKYLADPRVAAGTSWITGANKEGTHAKNVVAGRDFEVDEYVDVVVVQDGDPCPKCGTGLSLDRAIEIGHIFQLGRKYADALKLDVLGQNGKPVRVTMGSYGIGVSRAVAALAEQTADDKGLCWPAEVAPADVHVVAAGKALQTELALDVSEKLAAKGLRVLCDDRAGVSPGVKFTDSELIGVPRILVAGRRAGEGVVELKDRRTGEREEMTVEEAIARLSA; the protein is encoded by the coding sequence ATGGCGAACGCACCGGTCCAGCGCATGTCCCAGTTGATGGCGAAGACGCTGCGCGATGACCCGGCGGACGCCGAGGTCCTCAGCCACAAGCTCCTCGTCCGCGCCGGCTATGTCCGGCGTACCGCGGCCGGGATCTGGTCCTGGCTGCCCCTCGGCAAGCGGGTCCTGGCCAACGTCGAGCGCATCGTCCGCGAGGAGATGGACGCCATCGGCGCCCAGGAAGTACTGCTCCCCGCGCTGCTGCCGCGTGAGCCGTACGACGCGACGGGCCGCTGGGACGAGTACGGCCAGGAGCTGTTCCGCCTCCAGGACCGCAAGGGCGGCGACTACCTCCTCGGCCCGACCCACGAGGAGATCTTCACCCTGCTGGTGAAGGACCAGGCGTCCTCCTACAAGGACCTGCCGGTCATCCTCTACCAGATCCAGCACAAGTACCGCGACGAGGCCCGCCCGCGGGCCGGCATCCTGCGCGGCCGCGAGTTCCTGATGAAGGACTCGTACTCCTTCGACACCGAGGACGAGGGCCTCGCCCAGTCCTACGCCCTGCACCGCCAGGCCTACCAGCGGATCTTCGAGCGCCTCGGCCTCGACTACCGCATCTGCGCCGCCACCGCCGGTGCCATGGGCGGCTCCAAGTCGGAGGAGTTCCTGGCCCCGGCCGAGGCCGGCGAGGACACCTTCGCCGACTGCCCGAACTGCGACTTCGCGGCGAACACCGAGGCGATCACCTACGAGCTGAAGCCGGTGGACGCCGACGGCGTGCCCGCCCTGGAAGAGATCCCGACCCCGGACACCCCCACCATCGAGACCCTCGCCGCCCACCTCGGCGTCGAGGCCGCCGCCACCCTCAAGAACCTCCTCGTGAAGGTCGACGGCGAGATCGTCGCCGTCGGTGTCCCCGGTGACCGCGAGGTCGACATGGGCAAGGTCGAGGCCCACTTCGCCCCGGCCGTCGTCGAGATGGTCACCGAGGCGGACTTCGCGGCCAACCGGGACCTGGTGCGCGGCTACGTCGGTCCGCAGGGCCTGGGCGAGAAGGTCAAGTACCTCGCCGACCCGCGCGTGGCCGCCGGCACCTCCTGGATCACCGGCGCCAACAAGGAGGGCACGCACGCGAAGAACGTCGTCGCGGGCCGTGACTTCGAGGTGGACGAGTACGTCGACGTGGTGGTCGTCCAGGACGGCGACCCCTGCCCGAAGTGCGGCACCGGCCTCAGCCTGGACCGCGCCATCGAGATCGGCCATATCTTCCAGCTCGGCCGCAAGTACGCCGACGCCCTCAAGCTCGACGTCCTCGGCCAGAACGGCAAGCCGGTCCGCGTCACCATGGGCTCCTACGGCATCGGCGTCTCCCGCGCGGTCGCGGCGCTCGCCGAGCAGACCGCCGACGACAAGGGCCTGTGCTGGCCCGCCGAGGTCGCCCCGGCCGACGTCCATGTCGTCGCCGCCGGCAAGGCCCTCCAGACCGAACTGGCCCTCGACGTCTCCGAGAAGCTCGCCGCGAAGGGCCTGCGGGTCCTGTGCGACGACCGCGCCGGGGTCTCCCCGGGCGTGAAGTTCACCGACTCCGAGCTGATCGGCGTACCGCGGATCCTGGTCGCCGGGCGGCGCGCGGGCGAGGGCGTGGTGGAGCTGAAGGACCGCCGTACCGGTGAGCGCGAGGAAATGACGGTCGAGGAGGCCATCGCACGGCTGAGTGCCTAG
- the nusA gene encoding transcription termination factor NusA: MDIDMSALRGLVREKEISFDLLVEAIESALLIAYHRTEGSHRHARVKLDRESGHVVVWAKEDPEDLEEGQEPREFDDTPSDFGRIAATTAKQVILQRLRDAEDDATLGEYAGREGDIVTGVVQQGRDPKNVLVDIGKLEAILPVQEQVPGETYQHGMRLRSYVVRVAKGVRGPSVTLSRTHPNLVKKLFALEVPEIADGSVEIAAIAREAGHRTKIAVRSTRSGLNAKGACIGPMGGRVRNVMGELNGEKIDIVDWSDDPAEMVANALSPARVSKVEVVDMAARSARVTVPDYQLSLAIGKEGQNARLAARLTGWRIDIRPDTEQPGE, encoded by the coding sequence GTGGACATCGACATGAGCGCCCTGCGGGGCTTGGTTCGGGAGAAGGAGATCTCCTTCGACCTGTTGGTCGAGGCGATCGAGTCGGCCCTCCTCATCGCGTACCACCGCACCGAGGGCAGCCACCGCCACGCGCGCGTGAAGCTCGACCGCGAGTCCGGGCACGTGGTCGTGTGGGCGAAGGAGGACCCCGAGGACCTCGAAGAGGGCCAGGAGCCGCGGGAGTTCGACGACACCCCGTCCGACTTCGGCCGCATCGCCGCCACCACGGCCAAGCAGGTCATCCTCCAGCGGCTGCGCGACGCCGAGGACGACGCCACGCTCGGCGAGTACGCGGGGCGCGAGGGCGACATCGTCACCGGTGTGGTCCAGCAGGGCCGCGACCCGAAGAACGTCCTCGTGGACATCGGCAAGCTGGAGGCCATCCTGCCGGTGCAGGAGCAGGTGCCCGGCGAGACCTACCAGCACGGCATGCGGCTGCGCAGTTACGTCGTACGGGTGGCCAAGGGCGTCCGCGGCCCCTCCGTCACCCTCTCCCGTACGCACCCGAACCTGGTGAAGAAGCTCTTCGCCCTGGAGGTGCCGGAGATCGCCGACGGGTCGGTGGAGATCGCCGCCATCGCGCGTGAGGCCGGTCACCGTACGAAGATCGCGGTCCGTTCCACCCGCTCCGGTCTGAACGCCAAGGGCGCCTGCATCGGCCCCATGGGCGGCCGGGTGCGCAATGTGATGGGCGAGCTGAACGGCGAGAAGATCGACATCGTCGACTGGTCGGACGACCCGGCCGAGATGGTGGCGAACGCGCTCTCCCCGGCCCGTGTCTCCAAGGTGGAGGTCGTGGACATGGCGGCCCGGTCCGCCCGGGTCACCGTGCCGGACTACCAGCTGTCGCTGGCGATCGGCAAGGAGGGGCAGAACGCCCGGCTCGCGGCCCGCCTCACCGGCTGGCGCATCGACATCCGTCCCGACACCGAGCAGCCCGGGGAATAG
- a CDS encoding GNAT family N-acetyltransferase — protein sequence MDLVIGPLDLSAHVDEALAVQAVAFGLGPDEVAVRRQIVLRHMTYPGARALGATTGERLVGFVYGMPNDRAHWWSTVVEPYLRAEGNGLWLDDSFVITELHVHPAYQNRGVGRTLITTITDGAPEPRSILSAIDTESPARGLYRSLGYQDLARQVLFPSAPKPYAVMGAPLPLRRP from the coding sequence ATGGACCTCGTCATCGGCCCCCTGGACCTGTCAGCCCACGTAGACGAGGCACTGGCCGTCCAAGCGGTCGCCTTCGGGCTCGGCCCCGACGAGGTCGCCGTACGCCGTCAGATCGTGCTGCGCCACATGACCTACCCCGGCGCGCGAGCCCTCGGCGCCACCACCGGGGAACGACTCGTCGGGTTCGTCTACGGCATGCCCAACGACCGCGCCCACTGGTGGTCCACCGTCGTGGAGCCGTACCTCCGCGCCGAGGGCAACGGCCTCTGGCTCGACGACTCCTTCGTCATCACCGAACTGCACGTCCACCCGGCGTACCAGAACCGCGGCGTCGGCAGAACCCTGATCACCACGATCACCGACGGTGCCCCCGAACCCCGCTCGATCCTCTCCGCGATCGACACCGAGAGCCCGGCCCGCGGCCTGTACCGCTCCCTCGGCTACCAGGACCTCGCCCGCCAGGTCCTCTTCCCCAGCGCCCCCAAGCCGTACGCCGTCATGGGCGCCCCCTTGCCGCTGCGCCGCCCCTAA
- a CDS encoding helix-turn-helix domain-containing protein, with amino-acid sequence MTNPQSRPEDPDPGHDPPRRDEDLAALLARLLTQAQGRTQKDLATEADISYPTLNAWVNRTRGTSRIEPEKLRAMVEVFRRWGVRTTPKEFFEAAGRPVPGPSEDEREARLLKLYRQLPEARQRALIKDAEAMLQVSRIV; translated from the coding sequence GTGACGAACCCGCAGAGCCGCCCGGAAGACCCAGATCCGGGCCACGATCCGCCGCGCCGGGACGAGGACCTGGCAGCGCTGCTCGCCCGTCTGCTGACCCAGGCCCAGGGCAGGACCCAGAAGGACCTGGCGACGGAGGCCGACATCTCCTACCCGACACTGAACGCCTGGGTGAACCGCACCCGGGGCACCTCACGCATCGAACCGGAGAAGCTGCGGGCCATGGTCGAGGTCTTCCGGCGCTGGGGCGTGCGGACGACACCGAAGGAGTTCTTCGAGGCAGCGGGCCGGCCGGTGCCGGGCCCGAGCGAGGACGAGCGCGAGGCCCGACTCCTGAAGCTCTACCGGCAGTTGCCGGAGGCACGCCAGCGCGCACTGATCAAGGATGCGGAGGCCATGCTCCAGGTCAGCCGCATTGTGTGA
- a CDS encoding YlxR family protein: MSGRTRAPACPERTCVGCRERAAKKDLLRIVAIKDECVPDHRGTLPGRGAYVHPALVCLDLAVRRRAFPRALRAPGPLDTKALRLYVEQATP, encoded by the coding sequence GTGTCTGGCCGGACGCGAGCCCCAGCATGCCCCGAGCGCACCTGCGTGGGATGCCGGGAGCGAGCGGCCAAGAAGGACTTGCTGCGGATCGTGGCGATTAAGGACGAGTGTGTCCCGGATCATCGCGGTACGCTGCCCGGCCGGGGTGCATATGTGCACCCCGCCCTGGTCTGTCTCGACCTGGCGGTACGCCGTCGGGCGTTCCCACGGGCGTTGCGCGCCCCGGGACCGCTCGACACGAAGGCGTTGCGTCTCTACGTCGAGCAGGCAACACCGTAA
- the ispG gene encoding flavodoxin-dependent (E)-4-hydroxy-3-methylbut-2-enyl-diphosphate synthase → MTAISLGMPSVPTKLAERRQSRQIQVGSVAVGGDAPVSVQSMTTTRTSDIGATLQQIAELTASGCQIVRVACPTQDDADALSTIARKSQIPVIADIHFQPKYVFAAIEAGCAAVRVNPGNIKQFDDKVKEIAKAAKEHGTPIRIGVNAGSLDRRLLQKYGKATPEALVESALWEASLFEEHDFRDIKISVKHNDPVIMIEAYKQLAAQSDYPLHLGVTEAGPAFQGTIKSAVAFGALLSQGIGDTIRVSLSAPPAEEVKVGLQILESLNLKQRGLEIVSCPSCGRAQVDVYKLAEEVTAGLTGMEVPLRVAVMGCVVNGPGEAREADLGVASGNGKGQIFVKGEVIKTVPESKIVETLIEEAMKLAEQMEADGTPSGEPSVSVAG, encoded by the coding sequence ATGACTGCGATTTCTCTCGGCATGCCGTCCGTTCCGACCAAGCTCGCCGAGCGCCGCCAGAGCCGGCAGATCCAGGTCGGATCCGTGGCGGTCGGCGGGGACGCCCCGGTGTCCGTGCAGTCCATGACCACGACCCGTACGTCGGACATCGGCGCGACGCTCCAGCAGATCGCGGAACTGACGGCGTCGGGCTGCCAGATCGTCCGCGTGGCGTGTCCGACGCAGGACGACGCGGACGCCCTGTCGACGATCGCGCGCAAGTCCCAGATCCCGGTGATCGCGGACATCCACTTCCAGCCGAAGTACGTCTTCGCCGCGATCGAGGCGGGCTGTGCCGCGGTCCGGGTGAACCCGGGCAACATCAAGCAGTTCGACGACAAGGTCAAGGAGATCGCGAAGGCGGCCAAGGAGCACGGCACCCCGATCCGCATCGGTGTGAACGCGGGCTCGCTGGACCGGCGCCTGCTCCAGAAGTACGGCAAGGCCACTCCGGAGGCCCTGGTGGAGTCGGCGCTGTGGGAGGCGTCCCTCTTCGAGGAGCACGACTTCCGGGACATCAAGATCTCGGTCAAGCACAACGACCCGGTCATCATGATCGAGGCGTACAAGCAGCTCGCCGCCCAGAGCGACTACCCGCTGCACCTCGGTGTGACGGAGGCGGGCCCGGCGTTCCAGGGCACGATCAAGAGCGCGGTGGCGTTCGGAGCCCTCCTCTCCCAGGGCATCGGCGACACGATCCGCGTCTCCCTCTCCGCTCCGCCCGCCGAGGAGGTCAAGGTCGGCCTCCAGATCCTGGAGTCCCTCAACCTCAAGCAGCGCGGCCTGGAGATCGTCTCCTGCCCCTCCTGCGGCCGTGCCCAGGTGGACGTCTACAAGCTGGCCGAAGAGGTCACCGCGGGCCTGACCGGCATGGAGGTCCCCCTCCGCGTCGCCGTCATGGGCTGCGTCGTCAACGGCCCCGGCGAGGCCCGCGAGGCCGACCTCGGCGTCGCCTCCGGCAACGGCAAGGGCCAGATCTTCGTCAAGGGCGAGGTCATCAAGACGGTCCCGGAATCCAAGATCGTCGAAACCCTCATCGAGGAGGCCATGAAGCTGGCCGAACAGATGGAGGCGGACGGCACCCCGTCGGGCGAGCCGTCGGTATCGGTGGCGGGCTGA
- a CDS encoding aminoglycoside phosphotransferase family protein has translation MAFEPPRRLVRALGETAPDAEGWLEKLPEAAQQAVALRELTVERVQVPGGRSSLVVLVRRADGTPAVLKLAPPRARPESERAALAHWGGLGAVQLLEPFTTEGVLLLERLHPDVSVRSLPEAKALLEAAGTLRRLWVEPPGDHVFETVAERTGRQAEAMRATASAAAEVAALVEAALAARAELLAAPPEHRLLHGTFRQSKVLAGERTPWLAVGPDPVVGECAFDLARLVRDRVEDLIASPSGAATTRRRVKRLAESLEVDQERLRGWTLFRAVESGARALRVGRAQDAELLLEFAGWL, from the coding sequence ATGGCTTTCGAACCGCCGCGGCGTCTGGTCAGGGCGCTCGGTGAGACGGCACCGGACGCCGAGGGCTGGCTGGAGAAGCTGCCCGAGGCGGCACAGCAGGCCGTGGCGCTACGCGAGTTGACCGTGGAGCGGGTGCAGGTGCCCGGCGGGCGCAGCAGTCTGGTCGTGCTGGTCAGGCGCGCGGACGGCACCCCGGCGGTCCTGAAGCTGGCCCCGCCGCGGGCCCGTCCGGAGAGCGAGCGGGCGGCCCTCGCGCACTGGGGCGGTCTGGGCGCGGTGCAGCTGCTGGAGCCGTTCACCACGGAGGGGGTGCTGCTGCTGGAGCGGCTGCATCCCGATGTCTCGGTGCGGTCGTTGCCGGAGGCGAAGGCGCTGCTGGAGGCCGCGGGGACCTTGCGGCGGCTCTGGGTGGAGCCGCCCGGGGACCATGTGTTCGAGACGGTGGCCGAGCGGACGGGTCGGCAGGCGGAGGCGATGCGGGCGACCGCGTCGGCTGCGGCGGAGGTGGCGGCGCTGGTCGAGGCCGCGCTCGCCGCTCGGGCGGAGTTGCTGGCCGCACCGCCCGAGCACCGGTTGCTGCACGGGACGTTCCGGCAGAGCAAGGTGCTGGCCGGGGAGCGGACGCCGTGGCTGGCCGTGGGGCCGGATCCGGTGGTCGGCGAGTGCGCGTTCGACCTGGCCCGGCTGGTCCGGGACCGGGTCGAGGACCTGATCGCCTCGCCCTCGGGAGCGGCGACGACACGACGCCGGGTGAAGCGGCTCGCCGAGTCCCTGGAAGTGGACCAGGAGCGGTTGCGCGGGTGGACGCTGTTCCGCGCCGTGGAGTCCGGCGCACGGGCCCTCCGCGTGGGGCGCGCACAGGACGCGGAACTGCTGTTGGAGTTCGCCGGCTGGCTCTAG
- a CDS encoding RNA polymerase sigma factor, whose protein sequence is MSLPHTVTTAPDDPEPELIARARGGDREAFAALYYEHYRLVYGFLLVRTRDRHLAEDLTQEAFTRALRRIDAYTWQGTAFAAWLTTIAKNLYLDELGRGRTRLETPVAEFDDPQLSRYGADSPVLRELEAVEAHETVLSALHTLNAPQRHCVQLRFLDELSAEETALAMGRSVGAVKTLTYRALRKLRWTTEAVSA, encoded by the coding sequence GTGTCCCTACCGCACACCGTCACCACCGCTCCGGACGATCCGGAACCCGAACTGATCGCCCGGGCCCGCGGCGGGGACCGGGAGGCGTTCGCCGCCCTGTACTACGAGCACTACCGCCTCGTGTACGGCTTCCTGCTCGTCCGGACCCGCGACCGACACCTGGCCGAGGACCTCACCCAGGAGGCGTTCACCCGCGCCCTGCGGCGCATCGACGCCTACACCTGGCAGGGCACGGCCTTCGCGGCCTGGCTGACCACCATCGCCAAGAACCTCTACCTCGACGAACTCGGTCGTGGCCGCACCCGCCTGGAGACCCCGGTCGCCGAGTTCGACGACCCGCAGCTGTCCCGGTACGGCGCGGACTCCCCGGTCCTGCGCGAACTCGAAGCCGTCGAGGCCCATGAGACGGTCCTCAGCGCCCTGCACACCCTCAACGCCCCCCAGCGGCACTGCGTGCAACTGCGCTTCCTCGACGAACTCAGCGCGGAGGAGACGGCACTCGCGATGGGCCGGAGCGTCGGCGCGGTCAAGACGCTGACCTACCGCGCGTTACGGAAACTGCGCTGGACGACCGAGGCGGTGTCGGCATGA
- the rimP gene encoding ribosome maturation factor RimP has translation MSTTQSERLRELLEPLVSSQGLDLEEIAVDSVGRKRVLRVVVDSDTGADLDQIADVSRALSAKLDETNVMGETAYDLEVGTPGAERELTEHRHYVRAVDRLVRFQLAEGGDLVARILTVDDEGVDLEVPGVKGRKATARRLAFGDIAKARVQVEFNRKDKKDMKEEEEA, from the coding sequence ATGAGCACCACCCAGAGCGAGAGGCTGCGAGAACTTCTGGAACCGCTCGTCAGCTCCCAGGGCCTGGACCTCGAAGAGATCGCCGTGGACTCCGTCGGACGCAAGCGAGTGCTGCGCGTGGTCGTCGACTCCGACACCGGAGCCGACCTGGACCAGATCGCCGATGTGAGCCGCGCGCTCTCGGCGAAGCTCGACGAGACCAACGTGATGGGCGAGACCGCGTACGACCTCGAAGTGGGTACCCCTGGCGCCGAGCGTGAGCTCACCGAGCACCGGCACTATGTGCGCGCCGTCGACCGCCTGGTGAGGTTCCAGCTCGCCGAGGGCGGCGACCTGGTGGCCCGGATCCTGACCGTGGACGACGAGGGCGTGGACCTCGAAGTGCCCGGTGTGAAGGGCCGCAAGGCCACGGCCCGCAGACTCGCCTTCGGTGACATCGCCAAGGCCCGCGTGCAGGTCGAGTTCAACCGCAAGGACAAGAAGGACATGAAGGAAGAGGAGGAGGCGTAG
- a CDS encoding BN159_2729 family protein, protein MNSNLPHVAGVIRAVLESVRPEQATAVAQALDTARLLVDPERTFGAVLHRGSDGGWSRTRPAATELERQALDWDAACARARSVAHTIERQLTEHQGPSGVRVDGDRVRVLLRVDGPAQWADWRAYLGITVVKEGNRPHTVVGEGEHGGVRVAVVARGAASTPGATTGRRQARPFRLGGTTYDLAVPQRDAHGDVWYFQGCRNHDGMPLMSVDGRPERCSLANVAAHLGPLTPVPQPEDTAAVPAPMTTLPTPPALPPAPVCGPTGPVG, encoded by the coding sequence ATGAACAGCAACCTCCCGCACGTCGCGGGCGTGATCCGGGCGGTACTGGAGTCCGTCCGGCCCGAGCAGGCCACCGCCGTCGCGCAGGCGCTCGACACGGCCCGTCTCCTGGTCGACCCGGAGCGCACCTTCGGCGCGGTGCTGCACCGCGGGTCGGACGGCGGCTGGTCCCGGACCCGGCCCGCGGCCACCGAACTGGAGCGGCAGGCGCTGGACTGGGACGCCGCCTGCGCACGGGCACGGTCCGTCGCCCACACCATCGAACGCCAGCTGACCGAGCATCAGGGGCCCTCCGGGGTGCGCGTGGACGGGGACCGGGTCCGGGTGCTGCTCCGGGTCGACGGACCCGCGCAATGGGCGGACTGGCGTGCCTACTTGGGCATCACCGTGGTCAAGGAGGGCAACCGCCCGCACACCGTCGTCGGCGAGGGGGAGCACGGCGGCGTGCGGGTGGCCGTGGTGGCCCGCGGTGCCGCCTCGACACCGGGCGCCACGACCGGACGGCGGCAGGCGCGCCCCTTCCGGCTCGGCGGTACCACGTACGATCTGGCGGTCCCGCAGCGCGACGCGCACGGGGACGTCTGGTACTTCCAGGGCTGCCGGAACCACGACGGCATGCCTCTGATGTCGGTCGACGGCCGGCCCGAGCGCTGCTCCCTCGCCAATGTGGCCGCCCACCTGGGTCCGCTGACACCGGTGCCGCAGCCCGAGGACACCGCTGCCGTTCCGGCGCCCATGACCACACTGCCGACGCCGCCCGCACTGCCGCCCGCGCCGGTGTGCGGCCCGACCGGGCCGGTCGGATGA
- a CDS encoding GNAT family N-acetyltransferase, with protein MLTQTTTRVLEPSDLDAALAVLDREPVANAFVTSRVQVAGLDPWRLGGEMWGWYEDGMLTSLCYAGANLVPICATPRAVRAFADRARRAGRRCSSIVGPAEPTAQLWRLLEPNWGPARDVRAHQPLMVTDRMPGTITPDPYVRRIRKDEMDTIMPACVAMFTEEVGVSPMAGDGGLLYQARVAELVGSGRSFARLDEHGKVVFKAEIGAATDRACQIQGVWVAPEYRGKGLAAPAMAAVLRYALADVAPVVSLYVNDFNTAARRTYRRVGFEEVGAFMSVLF; from the coding sequence GTGTTGACGCAGACCACAACCCGGGTCCTCGAACCGAGCGACCTGGACGCCGCGCTCGCCGTCCTCGACCGCGAGCCCGTCGCGAACGCCTTCGTGACATCCCGCGTCCAGGTGGCCGGCCTCGACCCCTGGCGCCTCGGCGGCGAGATGTGGGGCTGGTACGAGGACGGCATGCTGACCTCCCTCTGCTATGCCGGCGCCAACCTCGTCCCCATCTGCGCCACCCCCCGAGCCGTCCGCGCCTTCGCCGACCGCGCCCGCAGAGCGGGCCGCCGCTGCTCCTCGATCGTCGGCCCCGCCGAACCCACCGCCCAGCTCTGGCGTCTGCTCGAACCCAACTGGGGCCCGGCCCGCGACGTCCGCGCCCACCAGCCCCTGATGGTCACCGACCGCATGCCGGGGACCATCACCCCCGACCCGTACGTCCGCCGGATCCGCAAGGACGAGATGGACACGATCATGCCGGCGTGCGTGGCGATGTTCACCGAGGAGGTCGGCGTCTCCCCGATGGCCGGCGACGGCGGCCTCCTGTACCAGGCCCGCGTCGCCGAACTGGTCGGCTCGGGACGCTCGTTCGCCCGCCTCGACGAACACGGCAAGGTCGTCTTCAAGGCGGAGATCGGCGCCGCGACCGACCGCGCCTGCCAGATCCAGGGCGTCTGGGTGGCCCCGGAGTACCGCGGCAAGGGCCTCGCCGCCCCCGCCATGGCCGCCGTGCTGCGCTACGCCCTCGCGGATGTGGCCCCCGTGGTGAGCCTCTACGTCAACGACTTCAACACCGCGGCCAGAAGGACGTACCGCAGAGTCGGCTTCGAAGAGGTCGGCGCGTTCATGAGCGTCCTGTTCTGA